From a single Stackebrandtia endophytica genomic region:
- a CDS encoding DUF1684 domain-containing protein, whose protein sequence is MNHREDWLEWTARRDRQIGAPDGPLSLTALHWLDDTDTAYPGIPGTWRAADDRVVVTATATDGMSIDDRPIDGETTLDPVEDLRVRFAGGIIEIIRRSGSPAIRVRDPQAPARLAFDTLPRYDFDPGWRLPARFESYPQAQTREVGSVVEGVSHETKTLGEVVFEVDGRSHRLVVFGESDHFWVLFRDRTSGVTTAGAARSMALPAPESDGATVVDFNRAGNLPCAYNDFSTCPVPLPENRLDIAVTAGERLLV, encoded by the coding sequence ATGAACCACCGCGAAGACTGGCTGGAGTGGACCGCCCGCCGCGACCGTCAAATCGGCGCCCCCGACGGTCCGTTGAGCCTGACCGCGCTGCACTGGTTGGACGACACCGATACCGCCTACCCCGGGATCCCGGGGACCTGGCGCGCGGCCGACGACCGGGTCGTGGTCACCGCGACCGCGACCGACGGAATGAGCATCGACGACCGCCCGATCGACGGGGAGACGACGCTGGACCCGGTGGAAGATCTGCGCGTTCGGTTCGCCGGCGGGATCATCGAGATCATCCGACGCAGTGGCTCCCCGGCGATTCGGGTGCGCGACCCGCAGGCACCGGCCCGGTTGGCGTTCGACACCCTGCCCCGCTACGACTTCGACCCGGGTTGGCGCCTGCCCGCGCGGTTCGAGTCGTACCCGCAGGCCCAGACCCGCGAGGTCGGTTCGGTGGTCGAGGGCGTCAGCCACGAGACCAAGACCCTCGGGGAGGTCGTCTTCGAGGTCGACGGCCGGTCGCATCGGCTGGTGGTCTTCGGGGAGTCCGACCATTTCTGGGTGCTGTTTCGCGACCGCACCAGCGGTGTCACCACCGCCGGTGCCGCCCGGTCCATGGCGTTGCCTGCTCCGGAGTCCGATGGCGCCACCGTCGTCGACTTCAATCGTGCGGGCAATCTGCCGTGCGCGTACAACGACTTCTCGACCTGTCCGGTACCGCTGCCGGAGAACCGGCTCGACATCGCCGTCACCGCGGGCGAGCGGCTGCTCGTCTGA
- the rocD gene encoding ornithine--oxo-acid transaminase: protein MSDPKQFIELEDRHGAHNYHPLPVVLSHGEGATVTDTNGREYLDLLSAYSAMNFGHRHPRLIEAAKRQLDRLTLTSRAFHNDQLGPFCEELARLAGMDAVLPMNTGAEAVETGIKTARKWGYQKKNVAADQARIIAFEGNFHGRTTTIISFSTDEVARAEFGPYTPGFDLVPYGDLAAVAAAITPDTVGVLVEPIQGEAGVLIPPDGWLAGLRQLCDENNVLLIADEIQSGLGRTGYTFACEQEGVQPDIYLLGKALGGGVIPLSAMVANRDVMDVYAPGQHGSTFGGNPLACAVGREVVAMLAEGTWQQRAQELGKHLHSALSTLDKSKVTQLRVRGLWAGVELSSNAPSAREVCERMARAGVLCKETHETTVRIAPPLVITEEQLDHAVAVLAEAME from the coding sequence ATGTCCGACCCTAAACAGTTCATCGAGCTAGAGGACCGGCACGGCGCGCACAACTACCACCCGCTCCCGGTGGTGCTCAGTCACGGCGAGGGCGCCACGGTGACCGACACCAACGGCCGGGAGTACCTGGACCTGTTGTCGGCCTATTCGGCCATGAACTTCGGTCACCGGCACCCTCGGCTGATCGAGGCGGCCAAGCGGCAGCTCGACCGGCTCACGCTCACCAGCCGGGCGTTCCACAATGACCAGTTGGGGCCGTTCTGCGAGGAACTGGCTCGACTGGCCGGAATGGACGCGGTGCTGCCGATGAACACCGGTGCCGAGGCCGTCGAGACCGGTATCAAGACCGCCCGCAAGTGGGGATACCAGAAGAAGAACGTTGCGGCGGACCAGGCCCGCATCATCGCCTTCGAGGGTAACTTCCACGGCCGGACCACCACGATCATCAGCTTCTCCACCGATGAGGTCGCCCGCGCCGAGTTCGGCCCGTACACGCCCGGTTTCGACCTCGTGCCCTATGGGGACCTGGCGGCGGTCGCGGCCGCGATCACGCCCGACACCGTCGGTGTGCTGGTCGAGCCGATTCAGGGCGAGGCCGGTGTCCTGATCCCGCCGGACGGCTGGCTGGCGGGCCTGCGTCAGCTGTGCGACGAGAACAACGTCCTGCTGATCGCCGACGAGATCCAGAGCGGACTGGGCCGCACCGGCTACACCTTCGCCTGCGAGCAGGAGGGTGTTCAGCCCGACATCTACCTGCTGGGCAAGGCGTTGGGCGGCGGTGTCATTCCACTGTCGGCGATGGTCGCCAATCGGGACGTCATGGACGTCTACGCGCCGGGGCAGCACGGCAGTACCTTCGGCGGCAACCCGCTGGCGTGCGCCGTCGGCCGTGAGGTCGTCGCGATGCTGGCGGAGGGAACCTGGCAGCAGCGTGCGCAGGAGCTGGGCAAGCACCTGCACAGTGCGTTGTCTACCCTTGACAAGTCAAAGGTGACACAGCTGAGGGTGCGCGGTCTGTGGGCCGGTGTGGAATTGTCGTCGAACGCTCCCAGTGCGCGCGAGGTGTGTGAGCGGATGGCTCGCGCCGGGGTGCTGTGCAAGGAGACCCACGAGACGACCGTCCGAATCGCGCCGCCGCTGGTGATCACCGAGGAGCAGCTCGACCACGCCGTGGCCGTCCTGGCGGAGGCCATGGAGTAG
- a CDS encoding class I SAM-dependent methyltransferase: protein MDSEIDRNRRVWDRAAPRYDRAMRFFERRVFTGGREWVCSRAHGDVLEIGVGSGMNLPHYPAEVRLTGIDLSPQMLELARHRARELGREADLQVANALELPFDDASFDTVTSTLTLCAVPDDERALTEMRRVLRPGGRLLLLDHIGSSWPPIWLLQKTVELMTVRTAGEHQTRRPSTILPRLGFRVDERVRLKAGSVERVAATKVEGTP from the coding sequence ATGGATTCCGAGATCGACCGCAATCGCCGAGTCTGGGATCGTGCCGCGCCACGGTATGACCGGGCGATGAGGTTCTTCGAACGGAGGGTGTTCACCGGTGGCCGCGAATGGGTCTGCTCCCGGGCGCACGGCGACGTGTTGGAGATCGGTGTCGGCAGTGGCATGAACCTGCCGCATTACCCGGCCGAGGTACGACTGACCGGTATCGATCTGAGCCCGCAGATGCTGGAGTTGGCCCGCCACCGTGCCCGGGAACTGGGGCGTGAGGCGGATCTGCAGGTGGCCAACGCCCTGGAGCTGCCGTTCGACGACGCGTCCTTCGACACGGTGACGTCCACCCTGACCCTGTGCGCGGTCCCTGATGACGAACGCGCCCTCACCGAGATGCGTCGGGTACTTCGACCGGGTGGACGGCTGTTGCTGCTGGACCACATCGGAAGCTCCTGGCCGCCGATCTGGCTGCTGCAGAAGACGGTGGAGCTGATGACGGTGCGCACCGCCGGGGAGCACCAGACGCGGCGCCCGTCGACGATCCTCCCCCGGCTCGGGTTCCGCGTCGATGAACGGGTCCGATTGAAGGCTGGCAGTGTCGAGCGGGTGGCGGCGACCAAGGTGGAGGGAACTCCCTAG
- a CDS encoding transcriptional regulator, producing MTEAIHPRHELDTTLESPVRLSIVAALSGVEKADFATIRATVEITDSALSKQLTILEGAGHVDIAKERMGRRSRTWLRLTDSGKRALTTHLDALRRIAELTPRIE from the coding sequence GTGACCGAAGCGATCCACCCCCGCCACGAACTCGACACCACATTGGAGTCACCGGTGCGGTTGTCGATCGTGGCGGCCCTGTCCGGGGTCGAGAAGGCCGACTTCGCCACGATTCGGGCGACCGTCGAGATCACCGACTCGGCACTGTCCAAACAGCTCACCATTCTGGAGGGTGCCGGACACGTCGACATCGCCAAGGAACGGATGGGTCGGCGCTCCCGGACCTGGCTGCGGCTGACCGACTCCGGTAAACGGGCACTGACCACCCATCTGGACGCGCTGCGCCGAATCGCCGAACTGACGCCCCGCATCGAATGA
- a CDS encoding ArnT family glycosyltransferase, translated as MTNTADARLTEFAHRPITIVLAVVAALLTALSARYGYHRDELYFLAAGDRLDVGYVDQPPLTPLLAKASVTVFGDTPMGLRVVATIGFLAAIVLVALIARELGAGRIGQTVAALGASIAGFGLAIGHMVSTSTFDMVAWLALTWVLLRLMRGGDPRWWLAAGAVAGVAILNKYLVVLLVVAILIGWLSVGPRSRLATGWLAGGVAVAAIIAAPNLWWQFSNDWPQLTVASGIASDDGGANRMMFLPDQILLLSPVLVPIWLAGWWRLWRSESIAWARPIAVAYPVLCLIVLATGGKGYYALPLLLVLTAAGAVPTERWWRASAGNRRSLGVALALGGIGAAVISLPVLPATALDIPNSINREQGEQVGWPELTAAVASAWETLTPDQRDGAVILTENYGQAGAVEHYGPDLGLPAPYSGHMSYADWGPPPDDRIGPVLVVHQAGGAGLTGSFANCRAVATVDNGHGVDNEEQGTVISVCDGPDVAWSALWPRLRHFY; from the coding sequence ATGACGAACACCGCCGATGCCCGATTGACCGAGTTCGCCCACCGACCGATCACGATCGTCCTCGCCGTCGTTGCGGCACTGCTGACCGCGTTGTCGGCCCGCTACGGCTACCACCGCGACGAGCTGTACTTCCTGGCCGCCGGCGATCGTCTCGACGTCGGATACGTTGACCAACCACCGCTGACCCCGTTGCTGGCCAAGGCATCCGTGACCGTCTTCGGCGATACGCCGATGGGACTTCGCGTCGTCGCCACGATCGGATTCCTGGCCGCCATCGTGCTGGTCGCACTCATTGCGCGGGAGCTGGGGGCCGGCCGGATCGGCCAGACCGTCGCCGCACTCGGCGCCTCCATCGCGGGGTTCGGACTGGCGATCGGGCACATGGTGTCCACCTCGACCTTCGACATGGTGGCCTGGTTGGCACTGACCTGGGTGCTGCTGCGGCTAATGCGCGGCGGTGATCCCCGCTGGTGGTTGGCCGCCGGTGCCGTCGCCGGTGTGGCGATTCTCAACAAGTACCTGGTGGTGCTGCTGGTCGTCGCGATCCTGATCGGGTGGTTGTCGGTGGGACCGCGATCACGGTTGGCCACCGGATGGTTGGCGGGGGGAGTCGCGGTGGCCGCGATCATCGCGGCACCCAACCTGTGGTGGCAGTTCAGCAACGACTGGCCGCAGTTGACCGTCGCCTCCGGAATCGCCTCCGACGACGGTGGGGCCAACCGGATGATGTTCCTGCCCGACCAGATACTCCTCCTGTCACCGGTTCTCGTGCCGATCTGGCTGGCCGGTTGGTGGCGGTTGTGGCGATCGGAGTCGATCGCGTGGGCGCGACCCATCGCGGTCGCCTACCCGGTCCTGTGCCTGATCGTCCTGGCCACCGGGGGCAAGGGCTACTACGCGTTGCCGCTGTTGCTGGTGCTGACCGCCGCCGGGGCGGTGCCGACCGAACGGTGGTGGCGCGCGAGCGCGGGCAACCGACGTTCGCTGGGCGTCGCACTCGCATTGGGCGGTATCGGCGCGGCGGTCATCTCGCTACCGGTGCTGCCGGCCACCGCACTGGACATCCCGAACTCGATCAACCGGGAACAGGGCGAACAGGTGGGCTGGCCCGAACTGACGGCCGCCGTCGCCTCGGCGTGGGAAACGTTGACGCCGGACCAACGGGACGGGGCGGTCATCCTCACCGAGAACTACGGCCAGGCCGGTGCCGTCGAACACTATGGACCGGACCTCGGCCTCCCTGCGCCGTACTCGGGGCACATGAGCTACGCCGACTGGGGGCCACCGCCGGACGACCGGATCGGCCCGGTGCTGGTGGTTCACCAGGCGGGCGGCGCGGGACTCACCGGCTCGTTCGCGAACTGCCGGGCGGTCGCCACAGTGGACAACGGTCACGGAGTGGACAATGAGGAGCAGGGCACGGTGATCAGTGTCTGCGACGGACCCGACGTCGCCTGGTCGGCCCTGTGGCCGCGCCTGAGGCATTTCTACTAG
- a CDS encoding SecDF P1 head subdomain-containing protein produces the protein MALRRWTSMASVVATAALVAACSQTGLVTEPTEAESLDPVQLQFRPVVAAVAISSPAGGALGEATATNLDQVWEKVGDEAAELASNLTTVPQTEADLATLAPFAQLAPSEVALLPTSVRLFVPTIGCDQLTTDAEYFEPSTETVVCDFEDGNPTEKLHLGPVELDGSHVTGAESATSQVQPGAWVVTVTFTDEGTAAFADLTAEYINGRVAVVLATEVITAPTIISTITNGVVEISGLSGEGEAVELARAINSATE, from the coding sequence ATGGCATTGCGCCGCTGGACATCGATGGCGTCGGTGGTTGCGACGGCCGCTCTCGTCGCGGCGTGTTCGCAGACCGGTCTGGTGACCGAGCCGACCGAGGCGGAGTCTCTCGACCCGGTCCAGTTGCAGTTTCGACCGGTGGTCGCCGCCGTGGCGATATCCTCACCCGCGGGCGGGGCACTGGGGGAGGCCACGGCCACCAACCTGGACCAGGTGTGGGAGAAGGTCGGCGACGAGGCGGCCGAGCTGGCGTCGAACCTGACGACGGTTCCGCAGACCGAGGCCGACCTGGCGACCCTGGCGCCGTTCGCTCAGCTGGCCCCCTCCGAGGTCGCCCTGCTGCCGACATCCGTGCGGTTGTTCGTTCCCACTATCGGTTGCGACCAGCTGACCACCGACGCCGAGTACTTCGAGCCGTCCACCGAGACCGTCGTATGTGACTTCGAGGACGGCAACCCGACCGAGAAGCTCCATCTTGGACCAGTCGAACTGGACGGATCTCACGTGACCGGGGCGGAGTCCGCGACCAGCCAGGTGCAACCGGGGGCCTGGGTGGTCACGGTGACGTTCACCGACGAGGGAACGGCCGCGTTCGCCGATCTCACCGCCGAGTACATCAACGGACGAGTCGCCGTGGTGCTGGCCACCGAGGTGATCACGGCTCCCACGATCATCTCCACGATCACCAATGGAGTAGTCGAGATATCCGGACTGTCGGGAGAGGGTGAGGCTGTCGAACTGGCGCGGGCGATCAACTCCGCGACCGAGTAG
- the tsaD gene encoding tRNA (adenosine(37)-N6)-threonylcarbamoyltransferase complex transferase subunit TsaD, which yields MYGGDRAHLFITSNGGAPVTLVMGIESSCDETGVGLVRDGKLLGECLSSSMSEHVRFGGVVPEVAARAHLEAMVPTVRQAVERAGVSMSEIDAIAVTAGPGLATALQVGLASAKAYSLSLGIPLLGVHHLAGHVAADTLVHGDLPDRSVSLVVSGGHTSLLLLGDLARDPIVHLGDTADDAAGEAFDKVARILGLGYPGGPAIQRAAEDGDPDAIRFPRPTTTRWGFSFSGLKTAVARWVDRCEGPLPVADLAASFQEAVVDVLTAKAVDACVSHEVDTLVIAGGVAANSRLREVAERRCADAGVTVRVPPPYLCTDNGAMIAAVGSMLTSVDAPWSPLELSTDPSAPLTRALLSRTRD from the coding sequence ATGTATGGAGGAGACCGTGCACACCTGTTCATCACCTCGAACGGCGGTGCGCCGGTGACCTTGGTGATGGGGATCGAATCCTCCTGCGACGAGACCGGTGTCGGACTGGTCCGCGACGGCAAACTGTTGGGTGAGTGCCTGTCGTCGAGCATGTCCGAACACGTCCGGTTCGGTGGCGTGGTCCCGGAGGTGGCGGCGCGAGCCCACCTGGAGGCAATGGTCCCGACCGTCCGGCAGGCCGTCGAGCGTGCCGGGGTCTCGATGAGCGAGATCGACGCGATCGCGGTGACCGCCGGCCCCGGTCTGGCCACGGCGTTGCAGGTGGGGTTGGCCTCGGCGAAGGCGTATTCCCTCAGCCTGGGCATACCGTTGCTGGGGGTGCATCACCTGGCCGGTCATGTCGCCGCCGACACGCTGGTGCACGGGGATCTGCCCGACAGGAGTGTGTCGCTGGTGGTCTCCGGTGGCCACACGTCCCTGTTGCTGCTAGGCGACTTGGCGCGCGATCCGATCGTGCACCTGGGCGACACCGCCGACGACGCCGCCGGGGAGGCGTTCGACAAGGTCGCCCGGATCCTGGGCCTGGGTTACCCGGGGGGACCGGCGATTCAGCGGGCCGCCGAGGACGGCGACCCGGACGCGATTCGTTTCCCCCGACCGACGACGACCCGATGGGGTTTCTCGTTCTCGGGATTGAAGACCGCGGTGGCCCGTTGGGTGGACCGCTGCGAAGGGCCGCTTCCGGTCGCCGATCTGGCGGCCTCCTTCCAGGAGGCCGTGGTCGACGTGCTGACCGCGAAGGCCGTCGACGCGTGTGTCTCGCACGAGGTCGACACGTTGGTGATCGCCGGAGGCGTCGCCGCCAACTCTCGGCTGCGCGAGGTGGCCGAGAGACGCTGCGCGGACGCCGGTGTCACCGTGCGGGTTCCGCCGCCTTACTTGTGCACCGACAACGGCGCCATGATCGCCGCGGTCGGGAGCATGCTGACCTCAGTCGACGCTCCGTGGTCGCCCCTGGAGTTGTCGACCGACCCGTCGGCGCCACTCACCCGGGCATTGTTGAGCCGCACGCGCGATTGA
- a CDS encoding DNA ligase, with the protein MAEGTRPMLAVKADRPPVGEQWVYELKWDGIRALVYVDGGRIRVETRRGRDITGQFPELTGLVDAIGDAAPATLDGELVVFAEDRPDFGAVISRMQAGVSMAGRAARQHPATLIVFDVLEVRGEDVRHRPWTTRRAFLDELALDDVHWRTSIVGDDAEAMIATSLDNGLEGIMAKKRSSGYHDRRTRDWVKIKHRHHTDLLVGGWHETDKGHLSLLVGEDTESGLEYRGRVSQGVESVPDLRIALDSLKASTSPFNAPLPPHSGDHPHWVDPILPVEVEYGSDTPEGHLRHAKLVRVRIDLL; encoded by the coding sequence ATGGCCGAGGGGACACGGCCCATGCTCGCGGTGAAGGCCGATCGGCCGCCGGTCGGGGAGCAGTGGGTGTACGAGTTGAAATGGGACGGTATCCGGGCACTGGTCTATGTCGACGGTGGCCGGATTCGCGTGGAGACGCGGCGGGGCCGAGACATCACCGGCCAGTTTCCGGAGCTCACGGGACTGGTGGACGCGATCGGCGACGCCGCGCCGGCGACTCTCGACGGTGAGTTGGTGGTGTTCGCCGAAGACCGGCCCGACTTCGGGGCCGTGATCTCCCGTATGCAGGCCGGTGTGTCGATGGCCGGGCGGGCGGCCCGACAGCATCCGGCCACACTGATCGTCTTCGACGTGCTGGAGGTGCGCGGCGAGGACGTCCGGCATCGGCCGTGGACCACGCGGCGGGCGTTCCTGGACGAACTCGCCTTGGACGATGTGCATTGGCGAACCAGCATCGTCGGCGACGACGCCGAGGCGATGATCGCGACCAGCCTGGACAACGGGCTGGAGGGGATCATGGCGAAGAAACGATCGAGTGGCTATCACGACCGGCGCACCCGGGACTGGGTCAAGATCAAACACCGGCACCACACCGATCTACTGGTGGGCGGCTGGCATGAGACCGACAAGGGACACCTGTCCCTGCTGGTGGGGGAGGACACCGAGTCCGGTTTGGAATATCGGGGTCGGGTCAGCCAAGGGGTCGAATCGGTGCCGGACCTGCGCATCGCCTTGGACAGTCTGAAGGCGTCCACTTCGCCGTTCAACGCCCCGCTGCCACCACACAGTGGAGACCATCCCCACTGGGTGGACCCGATTCTGCCCGTCGAGGTCGAGTACGGATCGGATACACCCGAGGGACATCTGCGTCACGCCAAACTCGTCCGGGTCCGCATCGACCTGCTGTGA